One segment of Solanum lycopersicum chromosome 1, SLM_r2.1 DNA contains the following:
- the LOC104647218 gene encoding uncharacterized protein, producing the protein MKRQALPDFLADHPILNDWELTNEFPNDDVTLIEVQPLWKMYFDEATHRDEAGAGVGFITSQEEILPFSFTLKQCCSNNIDKYQTLILGLEMAVDIKQLHIHVFGDCRLVMNQLLGSYEVKRPELRPYHDYAQKLIIWLGDVTLQHVRRTENKKSDILATIASPLTLRDQTHEMRCLSNHANFIHHPPEVLHRTIASWPFDAWGLHIVGPLQKSSGGHLYILASNDFFSKCVEVVTLKEVKKENIANFIRENNIYRFGIPHYIITDNGKPFDKKLMNKICDLSDFKKRKSSMYHVAANGLIEAFNKTLCNLLKKIFSKSKQDWHERMEEAFWVYRT; encoded by the exons ATGAAGCGACAAGCACTACCGGATTTCTTAGCAGACCATCCTATACTAAATGATTGGGAGTTAACCAATGAGTTTCCTAATGACGATGTGACGTTAATTGAAGTTCAACCTCTTTGGAAAATGTATTTTGACGAGGCTACACATCGCGATGAAGCTGGTGCTGGCGTGGGGTTCATCACTTCACAAGAAGAGATTCTACCATTCTCTTTTACCCTAAAACAATGTTGCTCCAATAATATCGATAAATATCAAACACTGATACTTGGTCTTGAAATGGCCGTTGACATAAAACAATTACATATACATGTCTTTGGTGACTGTCGATTGGTGATGAATCAACTCTTAGGAAGTTATGAGGTAAAAAGGCCTGAATTGCGACCTTATCATGATTATGCTCAAAAGTTGATAATATGGCTTGGAGATGTAACCCTTCAACATGTGCGTCGAACAGAGAATAAGAAATCTGATATATTGGCTACTATAGCTTCACCGCTAACCCTTCGTGATCAAACGCAT GAAATGCGATGCTTGTCAAATCATGCGAATTTCATTCATCATCCACCCGAAGTATTGCACCGAACCATTGCATCTTGGCCATTTGATGCTTGGGGACTGCATATTGTAGGACCATTACAAAAGTCTTCTGGTGGACACTTGTACATCTTGGCTTCAAATGATTTCTTTTCAAAATGTGTTGAAGTTGTCACTCTTAAAGAGGTGAAGAAAGAGAATATTGCAAATTTCATCcgagaaaataatatatatcgcTTTGGTATCCCTCATTATATAATAACAGACAATGGCAAACCTTTTGATAAAAAGTTAATGAACAAGATTTGTGATCTTTCTGACTTTAAGAAGCGTAAATCTTCTATGTACCATGTTGCCGCTAATGGTCTTATTGAAGCATTCAATAAGACTCTATGCAACCTTCTCAAgaaaattttctccaaatcCAAACAGGATTGGCATGAAAGAATGGAAGAAGCTTTTTGGGTATATAGGACATAA